Proteins encoded by one window of Pseudonocardia sp. HH130629-09:
- the glp gene encoding gephyrin-like molybdotransferase Glp, with product MRTVTDHLSRILDVAVRPAPVRVAITDAQGLRSAEEVVAARPLPVFDQAAIDGYAVRSVDVAGASDASPVTVPVVGEIAAGSRQPLRLQPGQAVRVAAGAPLPTLADAVAPLGWTDGGAARLTIRRGVPSAGFVRRVGEDVQSGDVAVREGDVVGSAQVAMLAAAGRDKLLVHPRPRVSVVSVGDELVEVSRSAASGQVADVCSHAVVAAAREAGAETNRPRTVGGSAAEIRGAVEDLLPASEIVVVCGAGGGTTAAEAKSGLADLGGIDDTRVAMHPGSAQGYGRLGPDAVPVFLFPSHPATALVLFEVFVRPLIRLALGQEPLRRTWTARLTSPIVSPAGRRSYIPARLLRSDDDGELLAQPLGASGTHLLAVLSEVNALAVIDEDVTEMTVGEHVELVPRGRN from the coding sequence GTGCGCACGGTCACCGATCACCTGTCCCGGATCCTGGACGTGGCGGTGCGCCCGGCCCCGGTGCGCGTCGCGATCACCGACGCGCAGGGGCTGCGCAGCGCCGAGGAGGTCGTCGCGGCGCGTCCGCTGCCGGTCTTCGACCAGGCGGCGATCGACGGCTACGCGGTGCGCAGCGTCGACGTCGCCGGGGCCAGCGACGCCTCCCCGGTCACCGTGCCGGTGGTGGGCGAGATCGCCGCCGGGTCGCGCCAGCCGCTGAGGCTGCAGCCCGGCCAGGCCGTCCGTGTCGCGGCGGGGGCGCCGCTGCCGACCCTCGCCGACGCCGTCGCCCCGCTGGGGTGGACCGACGGCGGCGCCGCGCGCCTCACGATCCGCCGCGGCGTGCCGTCGGCGGGCTTCGTGCGCCGGGTGGGGGAGGACGTCCAGTCCGGTGACGTCGCCGTCCGCGAGGGTGACGTCGTCGGCTCGGCCCAGGTCGCGATGCTCGCCGCCGCCGGCCGGGACAAGCTGCTCGTGCACCCGCGGCCGCGGGTCTCGGTCGTCTCGGTCGGCGACGAGCTGGTGGAGGTGAGCCGCTCGGCGGCGTCCGGGCAGGTCGCTGACGTCTGTTCGCACGCGGTGGTCGCCGCCGCCCGTGAGGCGGGCGCGGAGACCAACCGGCCCCGCACCGTGGGCGGCAGCGCAGCGGAGATCCGCGGTGCCGTCGAGGACCTGCTGCCGGCGTCGGAGATCGTCGTGGTGTGCGGGGCGGGCGGCGGGACGACCGCGGCCGAGGCCAAGAGCGGGCTGGCCGACCTCGGCGGCATCGACGACACCCGCGTCGCGATGCACCCCGGTTCCGCGCAGGGCTACGGCCGGCTCGGCCCGGACGCGGTGCCGGTGTTCCTGTTCCCGTCACACCCGGCGACGGCGCTGGTGCTGTTCGAGGTGTTCGTCCGGCCGCTGATCCGGCTGGCGCTGGGCCAGGAGCCGCTGCGGCGCACCTGGACCGCGCGGCTGACCTCGCCGATCGTCTCCCCGGCCGGGCGGCGGTCCTACATCCCGGCACGGCTGCTGCGATCCGACGACGACGGCGAGCTGCTCGCCCAGCCGCTCGGCGCGTCGGGTACCCACCTGCTGGCCGTGCTGTCCGAGGTCAACGCCCTGGCGGTAATCGACGAGGACGTCACCGAGATGACCGTCGGTGAGCACGTCGAGCTCGTCCCCCGCGGGCGGAACTGA
- a CDS encoding 5-formyltetrahydrofolate cyclo-ligase, whose protein sequence is MTARAGDGGGSSPDQGGRPGEAKRALRRLLLAERRGRPVTGRAAAAAALSAHLCALAAATPGPVACYLPIGTEPGGAGPDVPSLPDALVAAGHELLAPVVPDEPGPLDWTVYRGPDDLAPGPLGVVEPTGPRLGPATLATAGLVVVPALAVDRRGRRLGRGGGFYDRTLALAAPGALLVVPLYDGELRDEVPAEDHDIAVGAVALPRDGVVHLSP, encoded by the coding sequence GTGACGGCTCGCGCGGGGGACGGGGGTGGATCGTCGCCTGATCAGGGTGGACGACCCGGTGAAGCCAAGCGGGCACTGCGGCGGCTGCTGCTGGCGGAGCGTCGCGGGCGCCCGGTCACCGGCCGGGCCGCGGCGGCCGCAGCGCTGTCGGCGCACCTGTGCGCGCTCGCCGCCGCGACGCCCGGCCCGGTGGCCTGCTACCTGCCGATCGGCACCGAACCCGGCGGTGCGGGGCCGGACGTGCCGTCACTGCCCGACGCCCTGGTCGCCGCGGGCCACGAGCTCCTCGCCCCGGTGGTGCCGGACGAGCCGGGGCCGCTGGACTGGACCGTCTACCGGGGGCCGGACGACCTGGCGCCCGGGCCGCTCGGGGTCGTCGAACCGACCGGTCCCCGGCTCGGACCCGCCACGCTCGCGACGGCGGGCCTGGTCGTGGTGCCCGCGCTGGCCGTCGACCGGCGCGGACGACGGCTGGGCCGCGGCGGCGGCTTCTACGACCGGACGCTCGCGCTCGCCGCGCCCGGCGCCCTGCTGGTCGTCCCGCTGTACGACGGCGAGCTGCGCGACGAGGTCCCGGCCGAGGACCACGACATCGCGGTGGGGGCGGTCGCCCTGCCCCGTGACGGGGTGGTGCATCTCTCGCCCTGA
- a CDS encoding GNAT family N-acetyltransferase, with product MPPPVVPEPPGGHPGWPAVLGPLRVRGHEVGLRPVRLRDGGDWARIRVRDEHFLRPWEPTTYGGWARRNSGAEWPGRWWLLRGAARRGLSLPFAITVDGAMAGHVMVGNVVREPLLSGYVGYWLDSTLGGRGITTAAVALVLDHCFGPVRLHRVEATVRPENAASIAVLARLGLRREGLLQRYLDVDGAWRDHYAYAVTAEEIPPGGFAARLVRHGRASRS from the coding sequence GTGCCGCCGCCCGTCGTCCCCGAACCGCCTGGCGGCCACCCCGGCTGGCCCGCCGTGCTCGGGCCGCTGCGGGTGCGCGGGCACGAGGTGGGGCTGCGCCCGGTCCGGCTGCGCGACGGCGGTGACTGGGCCCGGATCCGGGTGCGGGACGAGCACTTCCTGCGCCCCTGGGAGCCGACGACCTACGGCGGGTGGGCCCGCCGCAACTCCGGTGCGGAGTGGCCCGGCCGGTGGTGGCTGCTGCGCGGGGCCGCCCGGCGTGGGTTGTCGCTGCCGTTCGCGATCACCGTCGACGGGGCGATGGCCGGGCACGTCATGGTCGGCAACGTCGTGCGGGAACCGCTGTTGTCGGGCTACGTCGGCTACTGGCTGGACTCGACGCTGGGCGGGCGGGGGATCACCACCGCGGCGGTCGCGCTCGTCCTGGACCACTGCTTCGGCCCGGTCCGGCTGCACCGCGTCGAGGCCACGGTCCGCCCGGAGAACGCGGCCAGCATCGCCGTGCTCGCCCGGCTCGGGCTGCGCCGCGAGGGACTGCTCCAGCGCTACCTCGACGTCGACGGCGCCTGGCGCGACCACTACGCCTACGCCGTGACCGCCGAGGAGATCCCGCCGGGTGGTTTCGCGGCCCGGTTGGTGCGCCACGGCCGCGCGTCGCGGTCCTGA
- a CDS encoding FmdB family zinc ribbon protein yields MPTYQYACTACDHRFEAVQSFSDDALSTCPNCGGTLRKVFSSVGIVFKGSGFYRTDSRSGSVSSGSSSESAKSDSSSSSSSSDSSSSGSSSSSDSGSSSSSTSSTASSSKAAAS; encoded by the coding sequence GTGCCGACCTACCAGTACGCATGCACCGCGTGTGACCACCGCTTCGAGGCGGTGCAGTCGTTCTCCGACGATGCCCTCAGCACCTGCCCGAACTGCGGCGGGACGCTGCGCAAGGTCTTCTCCTCGGTGGGCATCGTCTTCAAGGGCAGCGGCTTCTACCGCACCGACTCCCGCTCGGGTTCGGTCAGCAGCGGGTCCTCCTCCGAGTCGGCGAAGTCCGACAGCTCGTCGTCGAGCTCGTCGTCGGACTCCTCCTCGTCGGGCTCCTCGTCCTCCTCGGACTCGGGCAGCTCGTCGTCCTCGACGTCGTCCACCGCCTCGTCCTCGAAGGCCGCCGCCTCCTGA
- a CDS encoding transposase family protein, protein MQSYPSAMNVSSRVIQQLADALRGHRNQLGTRWRKLSAGRQALLVVAHLRKNETYADLAGGFCVGTSTAFRYIREAIALLADLAPSLEQAIEVARGKAFVILDGSLLRIDRVGMGSDYNAGFYSGKHKCHGVNVQVIADPAGRLVWISPALPGARHDIAAARQHGIIDALADAGVQAIADTAYQGAGKHVVVPQRRRRLDRDTGRYRPLSAAQKEVNTTHARQRGPGERVNAELKNWRILRKICSSPSHATDLVAAVQTLMITNV, encoded by the coding sequence GTGCAGTCCTACCCGTCCGCGATGAACGTGTCCAGCCGCGTCATCCAACAGCTCGCCGACGCCCTGCGCGGCCACCGCAACCAGCTCGGCACCCGCTGGCGCAAGCTCTCCGCCGGCCGCCAGGCCCTGCTCGTGGTGGCGCATCTGCGCAAGAACGAGACCTACGCCGACCTCGCGGGCGGGTTCTGCGTCGGTACCTCGACCGCGTTCCGCTACATCCGCGAGGCGATCGCGCTGCTCGCCGACCTGGCCCCGAGCCTCGAGCAGGCGATCGAGGTCGCCCGCGGGAAGGCGTTCGTGATCCTCGACGGGAGCCTGCTGCGTATCGACCGGGTCGGGATGGGATCGGACTACAACGCCGGCTTCTACTCCGGCAAGCACAAGTGCCACGGCGTGAACGTGCAGGTCATCGCCGACCCGGCCGGCCGGCTGGTGTGGATCTCACCGGCGCTGCCCGGTGCCCGTCACGACATCGCCGCGGCCCGCCAGCACGGGATCATCGACGCCCTCGCCGACGCCGGCGTTCAGGCGATCGCCGACACCGCCTACCAAGGCGCCGGCAAACACGTCGTCGTCCCGCAGCGCAGGCGACGCCTGGACCGCGACACCGGCCGCTACCGGCCCCTGTCTGCAGCACAGAAGGAAGTCAACACCACTCACGCCCGCCAACGCGGGCCCGGTGAACGGGTCAACGCCGAGCTCAAGAACTGGCGGATCCTGCGGAAGATCTGCTCCAGCCCCAGCCACGCCACCGACCTCGTCGCCGCTGTTCAGACGCTCATGATCACCAACGTCTGA
- a CDS encoding IS256 family transposase: protein MVAEAKARGLALTGPDGLLKLFTKNVLETALNEEMTEHLGHDKNRADPGRESTNVRNGSRSKTVLSDAAGDVEIDVPRDRASTFEPQIVKKRQRRLTDVDEVVLSLYAKGMTTGEVSAHFADIYGASVSKETVSRITDKVVAEMNDWVGRPLDSVYAAVFIDAVHVKVRDGQVANRPVYAAIGVTVDGCKDVLGLWMGVGSEGAKFWMSVLVDLKNRGVRDVLFLVCDGLKGLPEVVANVWPQTIVQTCVVHLIRNTFRLVGRQDWDAVKRDIKPIYAAPNPNAALIAMDELDEKWGRKYAAMIRLWRNAWEEFVPFLDYDVEIRRVICSTNAIESLNARYRRAVRARGHFPTEQAAMKCLYLVTRSLDPTGTGRTRWTMRWKPVINAFAITFGDRWPGAETY, encoded by the coding sequence ATGGTGGCCGAGGCGAAGGCGCGCGGGCTGGCGTTGACCGGCCCGGACGGCCTGTTGAAGCTCTTTACCAAGAATGTTCTGGAAACGGCGCTGAACGAGGAGATGACCGAGCACCTCGGGCACGACAAGAACCGGGCCGACCCCGGCCGGGAATCCACCAACGTGCGGAACGGGTCCCGCTCGAAGACGGTTCTCTCGGATGCCGCGGGTGACGTGGAGATCGACGTTCCGAGAGACAGGGCCAGCACTTTCGAGCCGCAGATCGTGAAGAAGCGTCAGCGGCGCCTCACAGATGTCGACGAGGTCGTACTGTCGCTGTATGCGAAAGGGATGACGACCGGGGAGGTTTCCGCACATTTCGCTGACATCTATGGGGCGTCAGTATCGAAGGAGACGGTCTCGCGGATCACCGACAAGGTCGTCGCCGAGATGAATGACTGGGTTGGTCGGCCGTTGGATTCGGTGTACGCCGCGGTGTTCATCGACGCTGTCCACGTCAAGGTCCGGGACGGGCAGGTCGCCAACCGGCCGGTCTACGCAGCCATCGGCGTCACCGTGGACGGCTGCAAGGACGTGCTGGGGCTGTGGATGGGCGTCGGCAGTGAGGGCGCGAAGTTCTGGATGAGCGTGCTGGTCGACCTGAAGAACCGCGGCGTGCGTGACGTGCTGTTCCTGGTCTGCGACGGCCTCAAAGGACTCCCGGAGGTCGTGGCCAACGTGTGGCCGCAAACCATTGTCCAAACCTGCGTCGTGCACCTGATCCGAAACACTTTCCGGCTGGTGGGTCGACAGGACTGGGACGCGGTGAAGCGCGACATCAAACCAATCTATGCCGCGCCCAACCCGAATGCAGCACTTATCGCTATGGATGAGCTCGACGAGAAATGGGGCCGTAAGTACGCGGCGATGATCCGGCTATGGCGCAACGCGTGGGAAGAGTTCGTGCCGTTCTTGGACTACGACGTCGAGATTCGAAGGGTGATCTGCTCTACGAATGCGATCGAATCGCTTAACGCCCGCTACCGGCGCGCGGTGCGGGCGCGTGGTCATTTCCCCACTGAGCAGGCTGCGATGAAATGCTTGTATCTTGTGACTCGCAGCCTGGACCCGACCGGGACGGGCCGCACGAGGTGGACGATGCGTTGGAAGCCCGTGATCAACGCGTTCGCCATCACGTTCGGTGACCGCTGGCCGGGAGCCGAGACCTACTGA
- the glpR gene encoding gephyrin-like molybdotransferase receptor GlpR, whose protein sequence is MPSSVIFVGLVVLWLLILVPTVARRQQEVARLSPALLSGRVLERPARHRHPEVLVTQRSGPTTVGELAEARDDVPAPRGRSDEADQYAYDDAEDVYDDAEIDDDGRVRGPGGADLDDLDDRDDDLDRADLDHDLVDHDDAGLDERVRSDRERDPRSDEDHAPADLVDADDEHGIDADGIGEVDEDGWSRPPARYRPGRGGFDPEAAAAAAHAKYAFRQRVVLGLLVLLLAAGAAALLVSTVFWWVTGVVGAGLVGYLTYLRRQVRIEEGIRARRAARLAGTRQSPAADDPELDEWAHRGREASTGRADDEIRATAAPDTAGTDEDDDWTADDGEPTRVRGTGEPLGVLPARGRTVEGPVGTEHESSLPRLAAAPPPPVPAGTSLVDVDAEEEPDEFDAGTPHRRAVGE, encoded by the coding sequence GTGCCCAGCTCTGTGATCTTCGTGGGTCTGGTCGTGCTCTGGCTGCTGATCCTCGTTCCGACCGTCGCCCGGCGCCAGCAGGAAGTGGCCCGGCTCAGCCCGGCGCTGCTGTCCGGGCGGGTGCTGGAACGTCCCGCGCGGCATCGACACCCGGAGGTTCTTGTGACACAGCGATCCGGTCCGACCACGGTCGGCGAGCTGGCGGAGGCGCGGGACGACGTCCCCGCTCCCCGTGGGCGCTCCGACGAGGCCGACCAGTACGCCTACGACGACGCCGAGGACGTCTACGACGACGCCGAGATCGACGACGACGGCCGGGTCCGCGGTCCCGGGGGGGCCGATCTCGACGACCTCGACGATCGCGATGACGATCTCGACCGCGCCGATCTCGACCACGACCTCGTGGACCACGACGACGCCGGCCTCGACGAGCGGGTCCGGTCGGACCGGGAGCGCGACCCCCGGTCCGACGAGGACCACGCACCCGCCGACCTCGTCGACGCAGACGACGAGCACGGGATCGACGCCGACGGGATCGGCGAGGTCGACGAGGACGGCTGGTCCCGCCCGCCGGCCCGCTACCGCCCCGGCCGCGGGGGCTTCGACCCGGAGGCCGCCGCCGCGGCCGCGCACGCCAAGTACGCATTCCGCCAGCGCGTCGTCCTCGGTCTGCTCGTGCTGCTGCTCGCCGCCGGCGCGGCCGCGCTGCTGGTCTCGACGGTGTTCTGGTGGGTCACCGGCGTCGTCGGCGCCGGCCTGGTCGGCTACCTGACCTACCTGCGTCGCCAGGTCCGCATCGAGGAGGGCATCCGGGCCCGCCGTGCCGCACGCCTGGCCGGCACCCGGCAGTCCCCGGCCGCCGACGACCCCGAGCTCGACGAGTGGGCCCACCGCGGCCGCGAGGCCTCCACCGGGCGGGCCGACGACGAGATCCGCGCGACCGCCGCCCCCGACACCGCGGGCACCGACGAGGACGACGACTGGACCGCCGACGACGGCGAGCCCACCCGCGTCCGCGGCACCGGCGAGCCACTGGGCGTGCTCCCGGCTCGCGGACGCACCGTCGAGGGGCCCGTCGGGACCGAGCACGAGTCGTCGCTCCCGCGCCTCGCCGCTGCCCCGCCGCCGCCCGTCCCGGCCGGGACGTCGCTGGTCGACGTGGACGCCGAGGAGGAGCCCGACGAGTTCGACGCCGGTACCCCCCACCGGCGTGCGGTGGGGGAGTAG
- a CDS encoding SAF domain-containing protein, giving the protein MAEETQRADRPWDRLLRRPAWSRALLARRVLAAALAVAAVVVALLPAAGDERVPVLVAARDLAPGTALGPADVVVAAWPPALAPAGALTAPAAVAGRLLAGPVAAGEPIGELRLVGSALAVVTGGPGASAVPLRPADPAVAALLSPGSRVDVVAGGPDGARVLAARAGVVAVLPPAAGAAGARADPGPLVLVALPEAEATAVAAATLAGEVTVTLR; this is encoded by the coding sequence ATGGCGGAGGAGACACAGCGGGCGGACCGGCCGTGGGACCGGTTGCTGCGGCGGCCCGCCTGGTCACGGGCGTTGTTGGCCCGCCGTGTGCTGGCCGCTGCTCTCGCGGTCGCGGCCGTGGTGGTGGCGCTGCTCCCCGCCGCAGGTGACGAGCGGGTCCCGGTGCTGGTCGCGGCGCGCGACCTCGCCCCCGGCACGGCGCTGGGCCCGGCCGACGTGGTCGTGGCCGCCTGGCCGCCCGCCCTCGCCCCCGCCGGTGCGCTGACCGCGCCCGCCGCCGTGGCCGGGCGGCTGCTCGCCGGACCGGTGGCCGCGGGCGAGCCGATCGGTGAGCTGCGGCTGGTCGGGTCCGCGCTCGCCGTCGTCACCGGAGGGCCGGGCGCCTCGGCGGTGCCGCTGCGCCCGGCCGACCCGGCGGTGGCCGCGCTGTTGTCCCCCGGCTCCCGGGTGGACGTCGTGGCGGGCGGCCCGGACGGCGCACGTGTGCTGGCCGCCCGGGCCGGGGTGGTGGCGGTGCTGCCGCCCGCCGCAGGGGCCGCCGGAGCGCGGGCGGACCCGGGGCCTCTGGTCCTGGTCGCGCTGCCCGAGGCGGAGGCGACCGCGGTGGCGGCGGCGACGCTGGCCGGCGAGGTCACTGTGACCCTGCGATGA
- a CDS encoding UTP--glucose-1-phosphate uridylyltransferase, translating into MSVQTSSGTGAFRTAVVPAAGLGTRFLPTTKAVPKELLPVVDTPGIELVAAEAAEAGAQRLLVVTSPDKDSVAAYFRTDDELVKTLEGRGKGELADKVRRAPGLLEVESVYQYEPKGLGHAVAQAGPALADDEQAVAVLLPDDLVLPTGVLARMAQVREEHGGSVLCAFDVPREQISAYGVFEVSDTGADDVKQVHGMVEKPAPDEAPSTLAAAGRYLLDRAIFDALDRITPGAGGELQLTDAVALLISEGHPVHVVVHRGGRHDLGNPAGYARAYVDFMLQHPEYGEDLRTWLNERLKD; encoded by the coding sequence ATGAGTGTGCAGACGTCCAGCGGCACCGGGGCCTTCCGCACCGCCGTCGTCCCGGCGGCGGGTCTGGGCACCCGGTTCCTGCCGACGACCAAGGCCGTGCCGAAGGAGCTGCTCCCCGTCGTCGACACGCCCGGGATCGAGCTCGTCGCCGCGGAGGCCGCCGAGGCCGGCGCACAGCGGCTGCTGGTGGTGACCTCTCCGGACAAGGACTCGGTCGCGGCCTACTTCCGCACCGACGACGAGCTGGTCAAGACCTTGGAGGGCCGGGGCAAGGGCGAGCTGGCCGACAAGGTCCGCCGCGCCCCCGGCCTGCTCGAGGTCGAGTCGGTGTACCAGTACGAGCCGAAGGGCCTCGGCCACGCCGTCGCCCAGGCCGGTCCGGCGCTGGCCGACGATGAGCAGGCCGTCGCCGTCCTCCTGCCCGACGACCTGGTCCTCCCGACCGGGGTCCTCGCCCGGATGGCCCAGGTCCGCGAGGAGCACGGCGGCAGCGTGCTCTGCGCCTTCGACGTGCCGCGCGAGCAGATCTCGGCCTACGGCGTCTTCGAGGTCTCCGACACCGGCGCCGACGACGTGAAGCAGGTCCACGGGATGGTCGAGAAGCCCGCCCCGGACGAGGCGCCGTCGACCCTGGCCGCGGCCGGTCGCTACCTGCTCGACCGCGCGATCTTCGACGCGCTGGACCGGATCACCCCGGGCGCGGGCGGTGAGCTGCAGCTGACCGACGCCGTCGCGCTGCTGATCTCCGAGGGGCACCCGGTGCACGTCGTCGTGCACCGCGGCGGTCGCCACGACCTGGGCAACCCCGCCGGGTACGCGCGGGCCTACGTCGACTTCATGCTGCAGCACCCGGAGTACGGCGAGGATCTGCGGACCTGGCTGAACGAGCGACTGAAGGACTGA
- a CDS encoding IS1380 family transposase, which translates to MKKAIGFYPCPDIDTAATTVVSHAGTRLLTETIAKVGLDRALSVGLEPWRPRLAVHDPAKVLLDLALTLAAGGDCLSDIALLRAEPTLFGLVASDPTVSRTVDRLAADGAAALAAIDTARAAARAKAWALAGPAAPDHQTNAAKPLVIDVDATLVTAHSDKQGAAPTFKKGFGHHPLWAFCDHGAAGTGEPLAALLRPGNAGSNTAADHVTVIRAALRQLPDHKPGNRPGRKVLIRIDGAGASHELLDWLTGQRLSYSVGFSLTQELVDQLAALPAADWQTALDADREPRPGAWVIEATGLMNLGTWPDGMRVIVRRERPHPGAQLRFIDRDGLRYTAFATNTRPGGPGRQLADLELRHRRRARAEDRIRAAKDTGLTNLPLHELDQNRIWQAVVALACEVTAWAQMLAYTGHPARRWEPKRLRLRLFSMPAQRARHARRTVLHLPAHAPWAELLCDGLARLRTLAVPG; encoded by the coding sequence GTGAAGAAGGCTATCGGGTTCTACCCGTGCCCGGACATCGACACGGCTGCGACGACGGTGGTGTCTCACGCCGGGACGCGGCTGCTGACCGAGACCATCGCCAAGGTCGGCCTGGACCGAGCCCTGTCGGTTGGGCTGGAGCCGTGGCGGCCGCGGCTGGCGGTGCACGACCCGGCGAAGGTTCTGCTCGACCTCGCGCTCACCCTCGCCGCGGGCGGGGACTGCCTGTCCGACATCGCCCTGCTGCGTGCCGAGCCCACCCTGTTCGGTCTGGTGGCGTCGGACCCGACGGTCTCACGCACGGTCGACCGCCTCGCCGCCGACGGTGCCGCGGCGTTGGCCGCGATCGACACCGCCCGCGCCGCAGCACGGGCGAAGGCGTGGGCACTGGCCGGGCCCGCAGCCCCCGACCACCAGACGAACGCAGCGAAACCGCTGGTCATCGACGTGGACGCCACCCTGGTCACCGCCCACTCCGACAAGCAGGGCGCCGCACCGACGTTCAAGAAGGGCTTCGGCCACCATCCGTTGTGGGCGTTCTGCGACCACGGCGCGGCCGGAACCGGAGAGCCTCTCGCGGCGCTGCTGCGGCCGGGCAATGCGGGGTCGAACACCGCCGCCGATCACGTCACCGTCATCCGCGCCGCCCTGCGCCAGCTCCCCGACCACAAACCCGGCAACCGTCCCGGGCGGAAGGTACTGATCCGCATCGACGGTGCCGGCGCCTCCCACGAGCTCCTCGACTGGCTGACCGGGCAGCGCCTGTCCTACTCGGTCGGGTTCAGCCTCACCCAGGAACTGGTCGACCAGCTCGCCGCTCTCCCGGCTGCGGACTGGCAGACCGCGCTCGACGCCGACCGTGAGCCCCGCCCGGGCGCGTGGGTCATCGAGGCCACCGGCTTGATGAACCTGGGGACCTGGCCGGACGGGATGCGGGTGATCGTGCGCCGCGAACGCCCACACCCGGGCGCGCAGCTGCGGTTCATCGACCGGGACGGGTTGCGCTACACCGCGTTCGCCACCAACACCCGCCCCGGCGGCCCCGGCCGCCAACTCGCCGACCTCGAGCTGCGACACCGCCGCCGCGCCCGCGCCGAGGACCGCATCCGCGCGGCGAAGGACACCGGGCTCACGAACCTGCCACTGCACGAGCTCGACCAGAACCGGATCTGGCAGGCCGTGGTCGCGCTCGCCTGCGAGGTCACCGCCTGGGCGCAGATGCTCGCCTACACCGGGCACCCGGCACGCCGTTGGGAGCCGAAACGACTCCGGCTGCGGCTGTTCTCGATGCCCGCCCAGCGAGCCCGTCACGCCCGCCGAACCGTGCTGCACCTGCCTGCGCACGCACCCTGGGCCGAACTGCTCTGCGACGGCCTCGCCCGGCTGCGCACGCTCGCTGTTCCCGGCTGA
- a CDS encoding IS1380 family transposase translates to MKKAIGFYSCPDIDTAATAVVSHAGTRLLTETIGKVGLDHALSQALEPWRPRLAVHDPAKVLLDLALTLAAGGDCLSDIALLRAEPALFGPVASDPTVSRTVDRLAADSTAVLAAIDAARATARAKVWALAGSAAPDHQTDAANPLVIDVDATLITAHSDKQGAAPTFKKGFGHHPLWAFCDHGAAGTGEPLAALLRPGNAGSNTATDHVTVIRAALRQLPDHRPGNRPGRKVLIRVDGAGASHELLDWLAGQRLSYSVGFGLSQALVDQLAALPATDWQTALDADREPRPGAWVIEATGLMNLTSWPKGMRVIVRRERPHPGAQLRITDPDGLRYTAFATNTHPGGAGRQLADLELRHRRRARAEDRIRAAKDTGLTNLPLHELDQNRIWQAVVALACEITAWAQMLAYTDHPARRWEPKRLRLRLFSQPAQRARHARRTVLHLPAHAPWARLLCEGLARLRALAVPG, encoded by the coding sequence GTGAAGAAGGCTATCGGGTTCTACTCGTGCCCGGACATCGACACGGCCGCGACAGCGGTGGTGTCGCATGCCGGGACGAGGCTGCTGACCGAGACCATCGGCAAGGTCGGGCTCGACCACGCTCTGTCGCAGGCGTTGGAACCGTGGCGGCCGCGGTTGGCGGTGCACGACCCGGCGAAGGTCCTGCTCGATCTCGCGTTGACGCTGGCCGCCGGCGGGGACTGCCTGTCCGACATCGCGCTGTTGCGTGCGGAGCCCGCTCTGTTCGGTCCGGTGGCCTCAGACCCGACGGTCTCCCGCACGGTAGATCGCCTCGCCGCCGACTCGACCGCGGTGTTGGCGGCGATCGATGCCGCCCGCGCCACGGCTCGGGCGAAGGTGTGGGCGCTGGCCGGTTCCGCCGCTCCCGACCACCAGACGGACGCGGCGAACCCGCTGGTCATCGACGTGGATGCCACCCTGATCACCGCCCACTCGGACAAGCAGGGCGCCGCACCGACGTTCAAGAAGGGCTTCGGGCACCATCCGTTGTGGGCGTTCTGCGACCACGGCGCGGCCGGGACCGGTGAGCCTCTCGCGGCGCTGCTACGCCCCGGGAACGCCGGGTCGAACACCGCCACCGACCACGTCACCGTCATCCGGGCGGCGCTGCGCCAGCTCCCCGACCACCGCCCGGGCAACCGTCCCGGCCGCAAAGTTCTGATCCGGGTCGACGGCGCAGGTGCCTCGCATGAGCTCCTCGACTGGCTGGCCGGGCAGCGTCTGTCCTATTCAGTCGGCTTCGGGCTGTCCCAGGCTCTGGTCGACCAGCTCGCCGCGCTCCCGGCCACGGACTGGCAGACCGCGCTCGATGCCGACCGCGAGCCCCGTCCCGGAGCCTGGGTCATCGAGGCGACCGGCCTGATGAACTTGACCTCCTGGCCGAAAGGGATGCGGGTGATCGTCCGCCGCGAGCGCCCGCACCCCGGCGCGCAGCTACGGATCACCGACCCGGACGGGTTGCGCTACACTGCATTCGCCACCAACACACACCCCGGTGGAGCGGGCCGCCAACTCGCCGACCTCGAGCTACGACACCGCCGCCGGGCCCGCGCCGAGGACCGCATCCGGGCGGCGAAGGACACCGGGCTGACCAACCTGCCCTTGCACGAGCTCGACCAGAACCGGATCTGGCAGGCCGTTGTCGCGCTCGCCTGCGAGATCACCGCCTGGGCGCAGATGCTCGCCTACACCGACCACCCGGCGCGGCGCTGGGAACCGAAACGACTCCGGCTGCGGCTGTTCTCCCAGCCCGCACAGCGAGCCCGGCACGCCCGCCGAACCGTCCTGCACCTGCCCGCCCACGCACCCTGGGCCAGGCTGCTCTGCGAAGGCCTCGCCCGGCTGCGCGCACTCGCCGTCCCCGGCTGA